In Deltaproteobacteria bacterium, a genomic segment contains:
- a CDS encoding TIGR04282 family arsenosugar biosynthesis glycosyltransferase: MHQRQIENVLLIFARYPQAGKTKTRLIPAYGPEGAATIYADMLSQILDLVRPTIRDDFKAVILVEPPDCLNAMQELAGFDFEYATQTTGSLGDRLNSAFAEAFKNGAKKVLAIGTDCVEITTDIIAQAVNALKSHDAVIGPASDGGYYLIGLGTFLAGLFAEISWSTEHTLAQTMERLRSYQFSIFLLPELSDIDTPEDVKRSMLKQIAKRVVELKLEAPTVLFLELHKPISSVIYNASLFVEPLAKLVIGKHRVKHLQAIFAERENVEELISFIHSYSKRATS, encoded by the coding sequence ATGCATCAACGGCAAATAGAAAATGTTTTGCTAATATTTGCACGATATCCACAGGCTGGCAAAACAAAGACGCGTTTAATACCTGCCTACGGCCCAGAGGGCGCGGCAACAATCTACGCTGACATGTTATCGCAGATCCTCGATCTTGTGCGGCCGACTATTAGGGATGACTTTAAAGCAGTAATCCTAGTCGAACCACCGGATTGCTTAAATGCCATGCAGGAGCTAGCGGGTTTCGATTTTGAATATGCTACACAAACTACTGGCAGTTTGGGCGATAGATTAAATAGCGCATTCGCAGAGGCGTTTAAAAATGGTGCAAAAAAAGTGCTGGCAATAGGCACTGATTGCGTAGAAATTACCACGGATATTATTGCACAGGCAGTAAATGCTCTTAAGTCGCACGACGCCGTCATAGGCCCGGCAAGCGATGGTGGATACTATCTAATAGGACTAGGCACCTTTCTAGCAGGCTTATTTGCCGAAATTTCCTGGAGCACCGAGCATACGCTTGCACAGACCATGGAACGATTGCGCTCATACCAATTCAGCATTTTTTTATTGCCAGAGCTTTCTGACATCGATACGCCAGAAGATGTTAAGCGTTCAATGCTTAAGCAGATTGCAAAACGCGTAGTCGAACTTAAACTAGAGGCCCCTACCGTCCTATTTCTTGAGCTTCACAAGCCTATCAGCTCCGTGATATATAATGCCTCGCTCTTTGTGGAACCTCTTGCTAAACTCGTCATAGGTAAACATAGAGTTAAGCACTTACAAGCAATATTTGCGGAGCGAGAGAACGTAGAAGAGTTGATTTCATTTATTCATTCATATTCAAAAAGAGCGACTAGCTAG